One window from the genome of Bradyrhizobium xenonodulans encodes:
- the clpA gene encoding ATP-dependent Clp protease ATP-binding subunit ClpA gives MPTFSQSLEQSLHRALAIANERHHQYATLEHLLLSLIDDSDAAAVMRACSVDLDKLRTSLVNYLETEFENLVTDGADDAKPTAGFQRVIQRAVIHVQSSGREEVTGANVLIAIFAERESHAAYFLQEQDMTRYDAVNYISHGIAKRPGVSEARPVRGVDEETEAKGSEDAKKKGEALETYCVNLNKKARDGKIDPVIGRNSEINRAIQVLCRRQKNNPLFVGEAGVGKTAIAEGLAKRIVDSEVPEVLAAATVFSLDMGTLLAGTRYRGDFEERLKQVLKELEAHPNAILFIDEIHTVIGAGATSGGAMDASNLLKPALASGTIRCMGSTTYKEYRQHFEKDRALVRRFQKIDINEPTVEDAIAILKGLKPYFEDYHRLKYTNEAIEAAVQLSSRYIHDRKLPDKAIDVIDESGAAQMLVAENKRKKTIGIKEIETTIASMARIPPKSVSKDDAEVLKHLEQTLKRTVFGQDKAIESLAASIKLARAGLREPEKPIGCYLFSGPTGVGKTEVAKQLAASLGVELLRFDMSEYMERHTVSRLIGAPPGYVGFDQGGLLTDGVDQHPHCVVLLDEIEKAHPDLYNVLLQIMDHGRLTDHNGKQVNFRNVILIMTTNAGASDLAKQAFGFTRSKREGDDHEAINRQFAPEFRNRLDAIVSFGHLSVEVIGTVVEKFVLQLEAQLGDRDVTIELSEPAKTWLVQHGYDEQMGARPMARVIQEHIKKPLADEVLFGKLKGGGHVRVVLVKDEADETKEKIGFEYLDGPVTPKQEKLPGTRKRPPGKSKPGGPGGSKGPTKGPLVKA, from the coding sequence ATGCCGACTTTTTCCCAAAGCCTTGAACAATCCCTGCATCGTGCGCTGGCGATCGCAAACGAGCGTCATCACCAATACGCGACGCTCGAGCATCTCTTGCTCTCCCTGATCGACGACTCCGATGCAGCCGCCGTCATGCGCGCCTGTAGCGTCGACCTCGACAAGCTCCGTACGAGCCTCGTCAATTATCTTGAGACCGAATTCGAGAATCTGGTGACGGACGGCGCCGATGACGCCAAGCCGACCGCCGGTTTCCAGCGCGTGATCCAGCGCGCGGTGATCCATGTGCAGTCGTCCGGCCGCGAAGAGGTGACCGGCGCCAACGTGCTGATCGCCATCTTCGCCGAGCGCGAGAGCCATGCCGCCTATTTCCTGCAAGAGCAGGACATGACGCGCTACGACGCCGTCAACTACATCAGCCATGGCATCGCCAAGCGGCCGGGCGTCTCCGAGGCGCGCCCCGTTCGCGGCGTCGACGAGGAGACCGAGGCCAAGGGCAGCGAGGACGCCAAGAAGAAGGGCGAGGCGCTCGAGACCTATTGCGTCAACCTCAACAAGAAGGCGCGCGACGGCAAGATCGATCCGGTGATCGGACGCAATTCCGAGATCAACCGAGCGATCCAGGTGCTGTGCCGTCGGCAGAAGAACAACCCGCTGTTCGTGGGCGAGGCCGGCGTCGGCAAGACCGCGATCGCAGAAGGCCTCGCCAAGCGCATCGTCGACAGCGAAGTGCCGGAGGTTCTGGCGGCTGCCACCGTGTTCTCGCTCGACATGGGCACGCTGCTCGCCGGCACGCGCTATCGCGGCGACTTCGAAGAGCGCCTCAAGCAGGTGCTGAAGGAGCTCGAAGCGCATCCCAACGCCATCCTGTTCATCGACGAGATCCACACCGTGATCGGTGCGGGCGCAACCTCGGGCGGTGCGATGGATGCCTCGAACCTGCTCAAGCCGGCGCTCGCCTCGGGCACGATCCGCTGCATGGGCTCGACGACCTACAAGGAATACCGCCAGCACTTCGAGAAGGACCGCGCGCTGGTGCGGCGCTTCCAGAAGATCGACATCAACGAGCCGACGGTCGAAGATGCCATCGCGATCCTCAAGGGCCTCAAGCCGTATTTCGAGGACTACCACCGGCTGAAGTACACCAATGAGGCGATCGAGGCTGCCGTGCAGCTCTCCTCGCGCTACATCCATGATCGCAAGCTGCCGGACAAGGCGATCGACGTGATCGACGAATCCGGTGCGGCGCAGATGCTGGTCGCCGAGAACAAGCGCAAGAAGACCATCGGCATCAAGGAGATCGAGACCACGATCGCCTCGATGGCGCGGATACCGCCGAAGAGCGTGTCGAAAGACGATGCCGAGGTGCTCAAGCATCTCGAGCAGACCCTGAAGCGCACCGTGTTCGGCCAGGACAAGGCGATCGAGTCGCTCGCCGCCTCGATCAAGCTGGCCCGTGCCGGCCTGCGCGAGCCGGAGAAGCCGATCGGCTGCTATTTGTTCTCTGGTCCCACGGGCGTCGGCAAGACGGAGGTGGCCAAGCAGCTCGCGGCGTCGCTCGGCGTCGAGTTGTTGCGCTTCGACATGTCCGAATACATGGAGCGGCACACCGTGTCGCGCCTGATCGGCGCGCCTCCCGGCTATGTCGGCTTCGACCAGGGCGGCCTGCTCACCGACGGCGTCGATCAGCATCCGCATTGCGTGGTGCTGCTCGACGAAATCGAGAAGGCGCATCCCGACCTCTACAACGTGCTGCTCCAGATCATGGACCACGGCCGGCTGACCGACCACAACGGCAAGCAGGTCAACTTCCGCAACGTGATCCTGATCATGACCACGAACGCGGGTGCTTCCGATCTCGCCAAGCAGGCGTTCGGCTTCACCCGCTCGAAGCGGGAAGGCGACGATCACGAGGCGATCAACCGGCAGTTCGCACCGGAATTCCGCAACCGTCTCGATGCCATCGTCTCGTTCGGCCATCTCAGCGTCGAGGTGATCGGCACGGTGGTCGAGAAGTTCGTGCTTCAGCTCGAGGCGCAGCTCGGCGACCGCGACGTCACCATCGAGCTGTCCGAGCCCGCCAAGACCTGGCTGGTCCAGCATGGCTACGACGAGCAGATGGGCGCACGTCCCATGGCCCGCGTGATCCAGGAGCACATCAAGAAGCCGCTGGCGGACGAGGTGCTGTTCGGCAAGCTCAAGGGCGGCGGCCATGTCCGCGTCGTTCTGGTCAAGGACGAGGCCGACGAGACCAAGGAGAAGATCGGCTTCGAGTACCTCGACGGTCCGGTCACGCCGAAGCAGGAGAAGCTGCCCGGCACCCGCAAGCGTCCGCCGGGCAAGTCCAAGCCGGGCGGTCCGGGAGGCTCGAAGGGGCCGACCAAGGGGCCGCTGGTCAAAGCTTGA
- the clpS gene encoding ATP-dependent Clp protease adapter ClpS, with the protein MGNDENRSGGPTGPNTSVITKVKPKTKRPNLYRVLILNDDYTPMEFVVHVLEKFFQKDVEAATKIMLHVHHHGIGECGVFTYEIAETKVTQVMDFARKHQHPLQCVMEKK; encoded by the coding sequence ATGGGCAATGACGAGAACCGTTCGGGCGGACCGACGGGGCCGAATACGTCTGTCATCACCAAGGTCAAACCGAAGACCAAGCGGCCGAACCTGTATCGTGTGCTGATCCTGAACGACGACTACACGCCGATGGAATTCGTCGTCCATGTGCTTGAGAAGTTCTTCCAGAAGGACGTCGAGGCCGCGACCAAGATCATGCTGCACGTCCATCATCACGGCATCGGCGAGTGCGGCGTGTTCACCTACGAGATCGCCGAGACCAAGGTGACGCAGGTGATGGATTTCGCCCGCAAGCACCAGCATCCGCTGCAATGCGTGATGGAAAAGAAGTAA
- a CDS encoding aldo/keto reductase: protein MEYRRLGRSGLMVPALSLGTGTFGGVGRLAAWGTTDATEARRLLDICLEAGVSMFDTADVYSLGESERVLGEAIKGRRDKVLISTKATFRFGDGPNDIGSSRQHLLAAIDASLSRLGTDYVDLFQLHGFDAFTPPEEVLSTLDVLVRAGKIRYVGVSNFSGWHLMKSLGVADKHGFPRYVANQTYYSLIGRDYEWELMPLGVDQGLGAVVWSPLGWGRLTGKIRRGQPKPEVSRLPKTADFGPPVPDEHVYRVVDAIDEVAKETGKSVSQIALNWLLQRPTVSTLIIGARNETQLRENLGSVGWSLTKDQIAKLDAASTVTLPYPYWHQRTTFTDRNPPAV from the coding sequence ATGGAATACCGACGCTTGGGCCGCTCAGGCCTCATGGTGCCCGCTTTGAGTCTTGGGACCGGCACCTTCGGCGGCGTCGGCCGCCTCGCCGCGTGGGGCACGACGGACGCGACCGAAGCACGGCGCCTCCTGGATATCTGCCTCGAGGCCGGCGTGTCGATGTTCGACACGGCGGACGTCTATTCGCTCGGCGAATCCGAGCGCGTGCTCGGCGAAGCCATCAAGGGCCGCCGCGACAAGGTCTTGATCTCGACCAAGGCAACCTTCCGCTTCGGCGACGGCCCCAACGACATCGGCTCGTCGCGGCAGCATCTGCTCGCAGCCATCGATGCCTCGCTGAGCCGGCTCGGCACCGACTACGTCGATCTGTTCCAGCTCCATGGCTTCGACGCCTTCACACCGCCTGAAGAGGTGCTGTCGACCCTCGACGTGCTCGTGCGCGCCGGCAAGATCCGCTATGTCGGCGTCTCGAATTTCTCCGGCTGGCACCTGATGAAGTCGCTTGGCGTTGCCGACAAGCACGGCTTCCCGCGCTATGTCGCCAACCAGACCTACTATTCGCTGATCGGGCGCGACTACGAATGGGAGCTGATGCCGCTCGGCGTCGACCAGGGACTCGGCGCGGTGGTCTGGTCGCCGCTCGGATGGGGACGCCTCACCGGCAAGATCCGCCGCGGCCAGCCGAAGCCCGAGGTGAGCCGCCTGCCCAAGACCGCCGATTTCGGCCCGCCGGTGCCGGACGAGCACGTCTATCGTGTCGTTGATGCGATCGACGAGGTCGCGAAGGAAACCGGCAAGAGCGTCTCGCAGATCGCGCTGAACTGGCTGCTCCAGCGTCCGACGGTCTCGACGCTGATCATCGGCGCGCGCAACGAGACGCAGCTGCGCGAAAATCTCGGCTCGGTCGGCTGGTCGCTGACCAAGGACCAGATCGCAAAGCTCGACGCCGCAAGCACGGTGACGCTGCCCTATCCCTACTGGCACCAGCGCACCACCTTCACCGACCGCAATCCGCCGGCGGTGTAG
- a CDS encoding helix-turn-helix domain-containing protein — protein MTIQFTTDGSPGYRRLALWQDIVCDVFVGLDCKSDLGSAFRGSVTQAPLGKAVCSEVCSDRQHVFRTPSRIARSDQDFVLVALGHRGDGGVVQDGRETVVHPGEFALYDTTRPYELKFNDAFTQTIFKVPRQMLQRRLGATETLTAMAFGTDVPLERLAYDFIFRLCQSADRLAPDHAAALSEQAVDLLAMALSERLGTTSLPSSTHRSALLYRLKAHIRTHLADPDLSLSETAAALGISPRYVNDLLADDDTSFQRHVLAERLAQCRRDLASPVLAHRHVSEIAFAWGFNDLSHFGRVFREHFGMSPRDFRQSQLRH, from the coding sequence ATGACAATCCAGTTCACGACGGACGGCAGCCCCGGCTACCGGCGGCTGGCGCTCTGGCAGGACATCGTCTGCGACGTCTTCGTCGGGCTCGACTGCAAGTCCGACCTCGGCAGCGCCTTTCGCGGATCGGTCACGCAGGCCCCGCTCGGCAAGGCGGTGTGCTCCGAGGTCTGCTCGGACCGCCAGCACGTGTTCCGCACGCCGTCCCGCATCGCGCGTTCGGATCAGGATTTTGTCCTGGTCGCGCTCGGCCATCGCGGCGATGGCGGGGTAGTGCAGGACGGCCGCGAGACCGTGGTCCATCCCGGCGAGTTCGCGCTCTACGACACGACGCGTCCCTATGAGCTGAAGTTCAACGACGCCTTCACACAAACCATCTTCAAGGTGCCGCGCCAGATGTTGCAGCGCCGGCTCGGCGCGACCGAGACGCTCACCGCGATGGCATTCGGCACTGACGTGCCGCTCGAACGGCTCGCCTACGATTTCATCTTCCGCCTTTGCCAGAGCGCGGACCGGCTTGCTCCGGACCATGCCGCCGCGTTGTCGGAGCAGGCCGTCGACCTGCTCGCGATGGCGCTGAGCGAACGGCTGGGCACGACGTCGTTGCCATCCTCGACCCATCGCTCCGCCCTGCTCTACCGGTTGAAGGCACACATTCGGACGCACCTCGCCGATCCCGACCTCTCGCTATCAGAGACCGCAGCTGCGCTCGGCATCTCGCCGCGCTATGTCAACGATCTCCTTGCCGACGACGACACCTCGTTCCAGCGCCACGTGCTGGCTGAGCGCCTCGCCCAATGCCGGCGAGACCTCGCCTCGCCCGTGCTCGCCCATCGCCATGTCAGCGAGATCGCCTTCGCCTGGGGTTTTAACGATCTCTCGCATTTCGGCCGCGTCTTCCGCGAGCATTTCGGGATGTCGCCGCGCGACTTCAGGCAGAGCCAGTTGCGGCACTGA
- a CDS encoding PEGA domain-containing protein: MRSFGIVALSVMLGGCASVTRGTTENISISSTPSGVEAVVSGLEVPTTCTTPCSVVVKRNADISITFQKEGYEPQIVPLSRDIPTSGAAGFAGNLLLGGVVGMGVDAATGAATDHKPNPVIVTMQPSVPHAAPRAAKKPRPPAAPAPDTGT, translated from the coding sequence ATGCGTTCATTTGGAATTGTGGCGCTCAGCGTCATGCTGGGCGGCTGCGCGTCTGTCACGCGCGGCACAACCGAAAACATCAGCATCTCATCGACACCATCAGGCGTGGAAGCCGTCGTCAGCGGATTGGAGGTTCCGACCACCTGCACGACGCCGTGCTCCGTGGTCGTCAAGCGGAACGCCGACATCTCGATCACCTTCCAGAAAGAAGGCTATGAGCCGCAGATCGTGCCGCTTAGCCGGGACATACCGACCTCCGGAGCCGCCGGCTTTGCCGGCAATCTTCTGCTGGGCGGTGTCGTCGGCATGGGCGTCGATGCCGCGACCGGGGCGGCAACCGATCACAAGCCGAATCCGGTCATCGTGACCATGCAGCCATCCGTCCCCCACGCAGCACCGCGCGCTGCGAAGAAGCCGCGGCCGCCGGCGGCGCCAGCGCCCGACACTGGGACTTAG
- a CDS encoding phasin family protein — MFKVEDFQSYGKEQFEQCVASATSVQHGLQAIASAYGDYTKKSFEDTKSFVEKLSGVKSLDKAMEAQTDFARSAYETFVAESQKIAGLYSDLAKQAFKPVETIVSKFTPAAN; from the coding sequence ATGTTCAAGGTTGAAGACTTTCAGAGCTACGGCAAAGAGCAGTTCGAGCAGTGCGTTGCTTCCGCGACCTCGGTGCAGCACGGCCTCCAGGCGATCGCCAGCGCGTATGGCGACTACACTAAGAAGTCGTTTGAAGACACCAAGTCCTTCGTCGAGAAGCTTTCCGGCGTGAAGTCGCTGGACAAGGCCATGGAAGCGCAGACCGATTTCGCCCGTTCCGCCTACGAGACCTTCGTTGCGGAATCGCAGAAGATCGCCGGCCTCTACAGCGACCTCGCCAAGCAGGCGTTCAAGCCGGTCGAGACCATCGTGTCGAAGTTCACCCCGGCCGCCAACTAA
- a CDS encoding MFS transporter has protein sequence MSSAPIEHADGLPQPQRNQAVLTIALGITMAVVDSAIANVALPTIAADLDASPAFSIWIVNGYQLAITISLLPLASLGEIVGYRRVYLAGLVLFTLASAFCALAHTLPLLTIARIIQGFGAAGIMSVNAALVRFTYPRSQLGRGIGINALVVAFSAAVGPTLAAGILAVGSWPFLFAINVPLGAVTLVLGLRSLPHTKPASRSFDWQSAGLSAITFGVGIAAVDSVGHGEAAITCLVQFAIAIVAGALLIWRETHMTSPLLPVDLLRIPVFALSIATSIASFCAQMLAFVAIPFYLQSRFGYSAVHMGLLITPWPIAVAFAAPLAGRLVEHYPAGLLGGIGLTLFACGLAALAFLPASPTPFDVIWRMALAGAGFGLFQTPNNRTMIAAAPRERAGGASGMLGTARLLGQTTGAALVALLLGRYPIEGTRLALLTGVGFALCGAVLSMLRLSPAGARGAEHVRVQDDQRLRGE, from the coding sequence ATGTCGTCCGCCCCCATCGAGCATGCCGACGGCCTGCCGCAGCCGCAGCGCAACCAGGCGGTCCTGACCATTGCGCTCGGCATCACCATGGCCGTCGTCGACAGCGCCATCGCCAATGTGGCACTGCCGACGATCGCGGCGGACCTCGACGCGAGCCCGGCCTTCTCGATCTGGATCGTCAACGGCTATCAGCTCGCGATCACGATCTCGCTCTTGCCGCTCGCTTCGCTCGGCGAGATCGTCGGCTATCGCCGCGTCTATCTGGCCGGGCTGGTGCTGTTCACGCTCGCATCCGCCTTCTGCGCGCTGGCGCATACGCTGCCGCTGCTGACGATCGCGCGCATCATCCAGGGCTTTGGCGCGGCCGGCATCATGAGCGTCAACGCGGCGCTGGTGCGCTTCACCTATCCGCGCAGCCAGCTCGGTCGCGGCATCGGGATCAACGCGCTCGTCGTCGCCTTCTCGGCCGCGGTCGGGCCGACGCTCGCCGCGGGCATCCTCGCGGTCGGAAGCTGGCCCTTTCTGTTCGCCATCAATGTCCCGCTCGGTGCAGTGACGCTGGTGCTCGGCCTGCGCAGCCTGCCGCACACAAAACCCGCCAGCCGTTCCTTCGACTGGCAGAGCGCGGGGCTGTCCGCGATCACCTTCGGGGTCGGCATCGCGGCCGTCGACAGCGTCGGTCACGGCGAGGCCGCGATCACCTGCCTCGTGCAGTTCGCCATCGCCATCGTCGCCGGTGCGCTGCTGATCTGGCGCGAAACCCACATGACCTCGCCGCTCCTGCCGGTCGACCTGTTGCGCATCCCGGTGTTCGCGCTCTCGATCGCGACCTCGATCGCCTCGTTCTGCGCGCAGATGCTGGCCTTCGTCGCGATCCCCTTCTACCTCCAGAGCCGCTTCGGCTATTCGGCGGTGCATATGGGCCTGTTGATCACGCCATGGCCGATCGCGGTGGCGTTCGCGGCCCCGCTCGCCGGCCGCCTGGTCGAGCATTATCCGGCCGGCTTGCTGGGCGGCATCGGGCTGACGCTGTTTGCCTGCGGCCTCGCTGCGCTCGCCTTCCTGCCCGCCAGCCCGACGCCGTTCGACGTGATCTGGCGCATGGCGCTGGCCGGTGCCGGCTTCGGCCTGTTCCAGACCCCCAACAACCGCACCATGATCGCAGCCGCCCCGCGCGAGCGCGCCGGCGGCGCCAGCGGCATGCTGGGAACGGCGCGGCTGCTCGGCCAGACCACCGGCGCGGCGCTAGTGGCGCTCCTGCTCGGCCGCTATCCAATCGAAGGAACCCGGTTGGCGCTTCTGACCGGTGTTGGATTTGCCCTCTGCGGTGCCGTGCTGAGCATGCTGCGGCTGTCGCCCGCCGGCGCGCGCGGCGCCGAGCATGTCCGCGTGCAGGACGACCAGCGTTTGCGCGGCGAATAG